The Arachis ipaensis cultivar K30076 chromosome B03, Araip1.1, whole genome shotgun sequence region TGGATTGCACTGGTGTTGCAAAAAGTGGGAATGGTATAGTTTGCAGGAGATAAATTCTGAATCCACAAAGCTGTTGCaagaaaattttaattgtttTCATGTTTATTGTGTTGGTAAAACTCTTATTCTACCAGATTTCATGCTGAATAAAAAATTGTAATCATTTTTGTTTagtggaaaaataaaaattgtgATATTTTGTCTGTTAATTAAGAAATTTTTCAAACAGTGTGATTAAATGCAAGATTCTCTCATTCATACCCCTTATAAAATCATGCCAAAGATTTCATTTATTGCAACCAAAAGATATGCGAACACCTCAAGAGAATTTTGGACACATAGTATAATCATACTAGAATGGATAGATTCTACCTGTCAAGTACAAAATCATCTTCACATGTGATAGAGATGCGCCTACTACTAACAGGTTTGGACTGTGTTACAAAAGGAGAGGTAAGTAGAGGTCAAGTAGAGGTGTTTTAGGAGTTGTTAGGATATCCAGCTGGCTGATAGGTTGTTATAAATAGCTAGGTTATAGTTAGTTGAGGGAGGATAGTTTTTCTATTGTGAATTCTGTTAGAAGttggagagaatctctctctctctgagctGGTAGTTCCAGCTGTGTAGAACCTTCTAGGGTGAGCTAATTGGCTCTCCCAGTGTATCAATAAAGCTTGATCATTCTGCTATCGCTAGTCCTATCAACCGGTATCAGGAGCTTGAGGATCCCAACGCTGAATGGTGCAATCGAGATCGAGGAAAATGGAGTCACGATTTGACACAATTGAATCGCGCATGGAGGAGATGTTCCGATCGGTGCAGGAGACGCTACAGCGCTTCGATTCCCGAATAGATGCGTTCGAAAATCGCGCGCCTAATCGGAATGAGCGTGGTTCACCAGGATCGCAGCTGGCAGCAGGCTCATCGGCTGGAAGCCGCGGCACGCCGGAGCAATGGCGAAAGTTGGAACTCCCGATCTTCCGCGGAGACAACGCGGTGGTTTGGGTTGAACGCATGGAGCAATTCTTCTTGCTGCGCACAGTGCCAGAGGAGGAATGGCTCACGGTCGCTACCTTTGCAATGGAAGGAAGGGCATTCACGTGGTTCAGGTGGTGGGAGGCAACGGCGCCGGTGCTGCAGTGGCGGTTTTTAGGTGCAGCGCTGCTACGCCATTTTCAACCGGAACGGCTACAGAGCCCTTATCAAGCGCTGCTGAAGCTGAAACAGACGAACTCAGTGCGGGGCTACGTTGACCAGTTCGTGCTTCACGCGCGGCCCCTTCGCGGAATTGCGCCAGAATTGCTGATGGATCTCTTCTTGAATGGGCTGAAACCAGAGGTGGGGGAAGAATGTAAACTGTTCCCATACCAGTCAGTGGACGAGTTAATGGAACTGGCACAGAAGGTCGAAAACCGCAACGCTGCCTTGTGGGGGGTATCGGGACGCGGTAAATCACTGGCTCCCAACTTCGCCGTTGCCAATTCAACCGCCACCAAAGCGGTGCACCCTGCTACAGCGTCCAACTCTGCAGCAAGCAACAGTGTGGAGTCGACGACGGATCCCTTGCAACGGCGCGGATTGAGACATCTCAGCAACGAGGAATATAGAGCTAAGCGGGCCAAGGGGGAATGCTTCCTCTGTGACGAACCATACACTGCAGATCACAATTGCAAGAATAGAGAGTTCAAGCTTTTAATCATGGAGCCAGACTTTGAAGCGGATTGGTTACAGCATGAGGCAGTTCCGGAAACAAGGGAACAGGGACAATTGGAGCTCAAATTCATGAGCTTGAGTGGACATCACAAGTCAATCAAAGCCTGGGTAGAGGTAAATGGCCGCCGTGTACGCGTTCTCATAGATTGTGGAGCTTCGAACAACTTCGCGACACCAGAGATTATCGCCGAGTTGGGCCTGAGAATTGACAACACCCCTAAGTTCCAGGTCAGGGTAGCGGACAGTACCAATAAAGGGGGACAGGGAAGGTGTTTGGGTGTCACGCTCCAATTCAAGGAAGTGGCAATCAAGGAAGACTTCTTCATCTTCCCAACTGACGATGCAGAATTTGTCCTGGGACTGGCGTGGCTAGATAAGTTGGGAGACATTCTCGCAAACTTCAGAAAATCACGCCTTCGATTTCGGAATGGGGACAGCATGGTTACATTGCAGGGGGACCCGGAGTTGTGCTATGGAGGTATGCACCTTCAATCTGTAGTTTTGTCCATTCAAGAAGGGGGAGAAGGATTTATGGTCCAGCTGTGGCCCATGACTTTGCAAGCGGCTACAGTATCGCAGGTGCCGCAGGTAATCGAATCGGTGTTAGCTTCTCATGCTAAGGTGTTTCAGACACTACCAGGGCTGCCACCACATCGTTGCCATGATCATGCCATTCCATTGATAGAAGGAGCTTCGGTTCCGAATATAAGACCTTATCGTTACCCGCACCATCAGAAAGCAGTAATTGAACTAATGGTACGAGAAATGCTGGCCTCAGGGATAATTCGGCCAAGCTCCAGCCCCTACGCGAGTCCGATATTGCTGGTGAAGAAAAAGGACGGCAGCTGGAGATTTTGTGTCGATTATAGGGCGCTAAATGGTATTACGGTGCCGGATAAATTTCCTATTCCCGTCATTGATGAGCTACTCGATGAATTGGCGGGAGCTGCAGTCTTCTCTAAGCTGGATTTAAAATCGGGGTACCACCAAATTCGGATGAGGGATCAAGACATCCACAAGACCGCCTTCCGCACTCATGAAGGCCATTATGAGTTTCTAGTCATGCCCTTCGGCTTGACCAACGCCCCTAGCTCCTTCCAAGCCTTGATGATGACATTCTTAAGCCTCTATTGCGGAAATTTgtcttagtttttttttatgatatccTCATCTACAGTCAGGATATGGATAGCCATGCCCTTCATCTCCAACAAGTTTTCCAGATTTTAGTGGAGAACCAGCTGGTGTTGAATGAGAAGAAATGCACGTTCGCAGTGAACTTGGTGGAGTACTTGGGCCACATTATCTCGGCACAAGGGGTCTCAGTGGATCCTAACAAAACCACAGCGATGCTAGAGTGGCCGGTGCCTACGGACCAGCGAGCTTTACGGGGATTCTTGGGCCTTACCGGCTATTATAGGCGGTTTGTGCAGGGATATGGGGTAATCGCCAAGCCGTTAACGGAGTTGACAAAGCGAAATGCGTTTGAATGGAATGACAAGGCACAAGAGGCTTTCGAGAGATTGAAGAGGCTGATGGCAGACCTACCGACTCTAACAGTTCCGGATTTCAATCAAGACTTTGTTTTGGAAACGGATGCATCGAGTGAGGGGTTGGGTGCGGTGCTGTCCCAGCAAGGCAGGCCAATAGCATTCCTAAGCCAAGCACTATCTCCAAGGGCCCGACAAAAATCTGCATATGAGAGGGAGTTGATGGCCATTGTCTTCACTGTCCAAAAGTGGCGGCATTACTTGTTGGGCCGCCATTTTATTGTTCTCACAGATCAGAGAAGTCTAAAGTTCCTCACGGACCAGCGACTCATGGACCCAACTTACTTGAAGTGGACCACTAAATTGTTAGGCTTGGATTTTGAGATCCGATACCGGCCAGGCCTTGAGAATAAGGCAACAGATGCATTGTCACGGCAAATGATGGCAAGGGTGATTTCAGTAGTACATATGAACCTCTGGAAAACAGTGGAAGAGGAGGTGGCTCATGACCAAGAGCTACAAAAGATTGTGATCGCCCTGCAGCAGGGGCTGGATGACTATCCAGGGTATTCCCTCCACAAGGGTCGGCTGTTTTATCAAGGGAGAGCAGTGTTGCCTGCAAATTCTTCTCAGATCCCACTTTTGCTGGCTGAGTCCCATGACAGCGGGGCGGGTGGACATTCAGGTTTCTTTCGAACCTATAAGCGGCTGGCAGCAGCGGTTCATTGGCGCGGCATGAGGCAACGGATCAAGGATTATGTTGCGAGCTGCCACACTTGCCAGCAAAACAAGCATGCAGCGATGAAACTGGCGGGGCTGTTGCAGCCACTACCAGTTTCGGAGCGAGTTTGGGAACACGTTACGATGGATTTTGTGGCGGCATTGCCAAAATCCAAAGGCATGGACACTATCCTAGTTGTGGTCGATCGATTGACTAAATATGCTCACTTTATCCCCTTAGCTCATCCATTTTCAGCTAAGGAGGTGGCACTAGCCTTTATTAAAGAGGTAGTTAAACTACACGGGTTCCCCAAGTCAATCATATCGGATAGGGATAGGGTGTTCATGAGTAAGTTTTGGTCCGAACTGTTCCAAGCAGCAGGGACAAAATTGAAGTACAGCACGGCATTTCATCCGCAAACCGATGGCCAAACCGAGGTGGTGAATCGCTGTTTGGAGACTTATTTGTGGTGCTTTGTGGGGGGCTACCCGAAGAAATGGTTGGAGTGGCTCCCATGGGCGGAGTTTTGGTTTAATACGTCCTACAATGCCTCAGCCCAAACAACTCCATTTCAAGCACTTTATGGGGTGCCGACACCTATTCTTTTCCGGGGAGAGACGTTTCCCTCCCATGTTGAGGAGGTGGCAGCATTGACCACAGCCAGGGATGCGGTGTTGGCAGAGTTGAAGATGCACTTGGTACAGGCTCAGCAGCGGATGAAACAAGCAGCGGATAGGCATCGAAGGGATGTCGAGTTCAAACTGGGTGAGTGGGTTTATTTGAAAATGCAACCTTATCGGATGCAGACACTAGCGCGGAGGGTCAATGAGAAGCTAAGCCCTCGGTACTATGGACCATTTGAAGTGGTTGAGAGGATAGGAGCAGTGGCATACAGGTTAGCCATGCCTCAAGAGTGCAGACTTCACCCAGTCTTCCATGTTAGCAAGTTGAAAAAGGCTGTCCCGCCACAGCAGCAGGTACAAACGCTTCCACTAGGGCTGGCTGAGGATGGTGAGCTGGTGATGCAGCCATCCCAGATTGTGGCATCGCGAACTGCAGAGGATGAGGCCTTGGAGTATTTGGTGCGCTGGGTGGGCCTATCTCCTTGTGAGGACAGTTGGGAACGAGCGGCGACATTGCAGGCCACCTTTCCGGAGCTCCACCTTGAGGACAAGGTGGTTGTCCGAGGGGGGAGTATTGATAGAGATGCGCCTACTACTAACAGGTTTGGACTGTGTTACAAAAGGAGAGATAAGTAGAGGTCAAGTAGAGGTGTTTTAGGAGTTGTTAGGATATCCAGCTGGCTGATAGGTTGTTATAAATAGCTAGGTTATAGTTAGTTGAGGGAGGATAGTTTTTTTGTTGTAAATTCTGTTAGAAGttggagagaatctctctctctctgagctGGTAGTTCCAGCTGTGTAGAACCTTCTAGGGTGAGCTAATTGGCTCTCCCAGTGTATCA contains the following coding sequences:
- the LOC107632784 gene encoding uncharacterized protein K02A2.6-like, producing MESRFDTIESRMEEMFRSVQETLQRFDSRIDAFENRAPNRNERGSPGSQLAAGSSAGSRGTPEQWRKLELPIFRGDNAVVWVERMEQFFLLRTVPEEEWLTVATFAMEGRAFTWFRWWEATAPVLQWRFLGAALLRHFQPERLQSPYQALLKLKQTNSVRGYVDQFVLHARPLRGIAPELLMDLFLNGLKPEVGEECKLFPYQSVDELMELAQKVENRNAALWGVSGRGKSLAPNFAVANSTATKAVHPATASNSAASNSVESTTDPLQRRGLRHLSNEEYRAKRAKGECFLCDEPYTADHNCKNREFKLLIMEPDFEADWLQHEAVPETREQGQLELKFMSLSGHHKSIKAWVEVNGRRVRVLIDCGASNNFATPEIIAELGLRIDNTPKFQVRVADSTNKGGQGRCLGVTLQFKEVAIKEDFFIFPTDDAEFVLGLAWLDKLGDILANFRKSRLRFRNGDSMVTLQGDPELCYGGMHLQSVVLSIQEGGEGFMVQLWPMTLQAATVSQVPQVIESVLASHAKVFQTLPGLPPHRCHDHAIPLIEGASVPNIRPYRYPHHQKAVIELMVREMLASGIIRPSSSPYASPILLVKKKDGSWRFCVDYRALNGITVPDKFPIPVIDELLDELAGAAVFSKLDLKSGYHQIRMRDQDIHKTAFRTHEGHYEFLVMPFGLTNAPSSFQALMMTFLSLYCGNLS